The genome window ccctgcagcaatgtcccaacatctagtggaacgccttcccagaagagtggaggttgttatagccgcaaagggggaccaattccatattaatgcccatgattttggaatgagatgttcgacaagcaggtgtccacatactttttgtcatgtagtgtatataaacAACTGTGAAAGTTCTCCTGGTCTGAACCTAGATAACTTTAAGAAATAGTTACTCATCAACAAAAAAGTGACCTAATCTAGTTTACCCCTGAGTAGTGAAGCTCATGAATTACAATGCATCCATGCTGACGGTCTTGTTTTGTGTGTAGTGTACAGGGGAGAGATGGGCACCCTGGGCAGCCGCATGCAGGCCTCCTCCCAGGATCCGGAGGAAGCAGTTGAGACTGCATGTGCCAGTGGCAAGCATGGATGTGAGTGCAGAAAGAGGAAACGGACTGCACACTGCGACTGTGACAGTGAGCCTGATGAGGAAGATGCCTTACTGGACACACCACGGAGGTGAGAAGAGCCATACGCATACACACAACTTCATGAAcacaggtgacacacacacacagcaaaacagAGTAAGAGAAAAACACACTAAAGGTCTACACAAACAGAGCCCCGTTTGCGGCACGCACTACGTAGTTCCACGTACATGTGTGCGGCAGAATTTTTGGAACGCGACGCTGTCTACTCTGTTTGCGTAGACTATGTAGAGAGCCCTTCACAGCACAGGTGAGGTATTCACACATCTTTCATGTCTTTCATATGGCCAGCCTGTTTCTAACCTTGGCCTGCCCTCTGCTGGTTTGTTTTGGAATTGTAACAGGAAGAAGCTAAAGAGCACTTCTAAGTACATCTATCAGACCTTGTTCCTGAACGGCGAGAACAGTGACATCCGCATCTGTGCCCTTGGGCAGGAGTGGAACCTGCACAAAGTCTACCTGTGCCAGGTTAGTGCACTGTTCTGTGTACACTACACACTGAAGTCTCAACAAAGCCAATGCCTGTGACTcattccactccctctctcctccctgtgttTTAATTATGTAGTCAGGGTATTTCTCCAGCATGTTCAGTGGATCCTGGAAGGAGTCCAACATGATGGTCATACCGTTAGAGATCCCAGACCAGAACATCGACACAGAGGGTGAGGACTTAAGTCACTCTCAGGCAGTGTTGTAGTCGAGTCACTAAACCTTGAGTCCAAGTCGAGTCTAGAGGTCCCTATGGCTGGAGTCCGAGTCATCAATGGTCGAGTCACGAATAAAAACTCGATACTAGTATTGTTTTCAATTTCTTAAAGCACTTTGTGTTTCTTAACCAGGCAAAGCTAAACAGTTGACTGGTGGTTACGGGGAAGCAGGACAGTCGCTTGCGCGATGTGTCGCTTAGCCGATGATCGAAGCGGAGCCTGCCTGCCTACTTGTCTGCCCACAATCATCACTTGCTCCCCTgcagctcaccagctgatgtCGGCTGCGTGTGCCAGGTGTGGCGCATCCTTTCCACTGCTAGAGAACAGAACCCTTGCAGATATGTGCACCCAGTGCTGCTAAAATTCTGCTTATCATAGTAGCCAGTCCAAGTGCAGATACAAGTCACGAGAAAGGAGAATCCCAGTCACTAATGGTTGAGTCACAAGTCATCAAAATCGGGACTCGAGTCGGACTCGAGTACTACAATACTGCTGTCAGGAATAAAATACTACAAATCGCTTTGTTTATGTCACTGAACTTCTTTTTTGCAGTTACTATACAcatttgttgtgtgtgtttttagctCTGCAGGTAGTGTTTGGATCTCTGTACCGGGATGATGTTCTGATCAAGCCCAGCAGGGTGGTCAGTATCCTAGCAGCAGCTTGTATGCTCCAACTGGTCAGTAGATGGTCATTATCACactacagtatattttacatggaATGTAACTGTATATAATGTTGAGATGATAGTGATATGTGTGGGTTGAAAGTTACTGGAATGGAATTTTCTGAATGATAATAGATGATCAAAGCCATGCCTTTGTGTCTTTGCAGGATGGTCTGATCCAGCAATGTGGCGAGACCATGAAAGAGAACGTTAGTGTCAAGACTGTGTGTGGCTATTACTCTTCTGCCAGCATCTACGGCCTGGACTCTGTTATGAAGAAGTAAGCCCCATCATTACACTCCTATTGAATAATATTACACATTTTAATTATTTTCGTCTCGCTCTACATGCTTATGCTTGTGTGTCTGCTGCAGGTGTCAGGAATGGCTCCTCAATAACCTCATGACCCATCAGAATGTTGACCTGATGAAGGAGCTAGGGTGCGTCTCTTTAATGTTTTCATATTTTTCCCTAGGgctcatacactatatatacaaaagtatgtggacccttCAAATTaggggattcggctatttcagccattcccattgctgacaggtgtataaaattgagcacaccgccatgcaatctccatagacaaacattggcagtagaatggccttactgcagagctcagtgactttcaacgtggcaccgtcataggatgacaccttcccaacaagtcagttcatcaaatttgtgccctgctagagctgccccggtcaactgtaagtcactaccgagttccaagctgcctctggaagcaacgtaagCACAAGAACTGTTGTACATACTGGTAATAGAGGCTACGTGTTGTGTGGTCAGTGAGCGGGGTGTGTGCTGTATCTGCAGAGCGGACGTGATGGAACCGCTGATCCAGTCGTCTGACCTCTTCGTCATGCAGGTGGAGATGGACGTCTACACAGCCCTGAAAAAGGTACTACTTCAGCCTTTTGGGCTGTCTCTACTGTAAGGAAGACCGTAGATTTATCTCCCCCTTCCCCATTTGTTCGTTCTCATTCATACCCTCTCTTTgtaactctccctctcctcagtggATGTTCCTTCAGCTCAATCCATCCTGGGACGGTCCCATCAAGCAACTGCTGGCTGACGCTGACACCTGGCTTTGCAAACGCAGAACTGGTACGTTCTGTTCCACAGTGCATGTCATAGCTAGCTACAAGCCTATCTGAACAAGGGGTTTTAGAATAGACAGACGCTGGCTGACCAGTCTTTTCTAATGGACCTTACGTGCATGCTGTTGCAGAGTTGGGAGAGGAGGAGCCCTTCTTAAAAACAGAGGACGGCGCTCCCTTTACTCCCGTCTTCAGTCACGTGCGCCTTCAATACATCATCAACGACCTGGCGTCTGCACGCATCCTGGAGAGAGACAACATTCTCCCACCCGGTAAGGTTGATGATTGGATAGTGGTTTATGTTTCACATTCACTTAACTGTTTTTGTAGTCATTTTTGATCTACTCTGTTCAACTCCTCATACCACAGATTGGCTGACTTCCGTGTACAAGAGCCAGTGGTTTGCCATGCTACGGACGGAGCACGACAATGACAATGGGTGAGAACTGGAGCTCCAAACCAGCAATATCGCACCATGACAACATTAATGCCAATCTGCCACTTTCAGTGACTGAAAATATATTTCCGCTAGaatagagctcgccagcttgtagtcctaaaaccctgaaatgagttacctctggttcgttcggCCACCCCATGGCGGAAATTaatggggaaagaatagggttttgggataaacgcTGAAAATAAGTTCTGAGGTTAACACCGGTTTAGGAGATCTTATAGGTTTTGTTctgtgagataatatcagtcagttaacatgacctttatgaattatgaagcctttatgtgctttgttttttatttattacataaacgcttcaaaattcacaaaaagtgacaTTAGCTGACGAAGATAATTTCACagaacaaaatgtataagatctcctaagcctgtgtttaccacagaccttattttccaCGTTTAACCAAAAAGAAACATTAATTTCTACGTAGGCATTGTCCAATGAACCATGGCAGAGTTGATGCCTTcaaaaagacgccattactattTATTTCTATAGTAAGACATTTGTGTTTGTAGTCCACAGGATGCCAACAAGGAGGAGTTTGAGTCAAGCAGTATGAGGTGTGGCAGGAAACTGACCAAAGATGGAGATGTGAGTCAAACGATTAGTCTCTGTGTAATAAGGAAATGATTTATTCTGAATCATATAATAAGCACTTAAAAGCAAAGATAAAATAAGAGGATGTTTTAACTTTTTATTCTTGCTTAGTACTGTTGGCGGTGGACAGGTTTCAACTTTGGCTTTGACCTGCTAGTGACCTACACCAACCGCTTCATAGTGTTCAAGAGGAATACACTGAGCCAGCCATGTGGGGGAGCTGTGAGTCTGCAGCCTCGGAGGCATCTAGCATACAGGTTAGTGTTCCACGCTGCAGACAGGACCTAGACTGTGATCAGCACAACACGCATAGGACAGCTATAGATTTCAAAGGTTGGCAGTGCATTGTGTGTGTATTAGTAATGGTATAATTATGTTCTGTATAACTGCCACGTGATTTACATGTGCTCTGTCAGGCCTGACTAGCCCCTCACCTGTCATTCGCTGTTCATCTCTGTTCAGGTTACGCCTGGCCTCCTTTGATAATAGTGGGAAGCTGGTGTGTAGTCGATCTACTGGTTACCAGCTTCTCACCCTGGAGAAAGACCAGGTCAGTCAGACCACACATAATCTACGTTCTGAAACTTTCCTCCCCTCTTGAAATTAACACATCTCGGTCTTAAGTATTGCCTGAATCGGATGAAATAATTATGGCTGTAACTTACATTCTACTCCTGTCTCTTTTCCAGGAGTATGTGGTGATGAACCTGGACAGTCGGCTCTTGTCGTTCCCCCTCTATGTGTGCTGTAACTTCCAGTATACATCTCCTCATATGGACCGCCGTCCTGATGCCCCTGAACCAGAGAGCAGCGCCCGCAGTGTatcctgatatcagctccacacCCTCAACCAGTCCCCTCTCTGACCCCAGGCTGTGGCCCACAGCTTCTACCCCACACAGCCCTGGCATCTGCATGCTCTTTAGCCCAGTCTATTGTGTTTTGGGATACGTTGTTTTTCAAAAATATTCATTGTTCTTCAGTTTATGGTTATTTGATTTCATTCATTTGATATgcctttttatatttattttgcttttttaatgaaagaaaaaaaacttaCACTGCCAATAAATAGTCCACACGGGTGGGCTGTGGTGCTATCAGAAGTGTGACCATGGTCATCTCTCACAGGGAATTATCCATTACTATCTATGTAATTACTAACACATACGGTATTGCTAGTTGAGTATGTTGGCCACTAGTGGGTCTGAATTAGATGTGAATTTCAAATACCTATGGCAGAATATGGTGCTGCTTTTAAACTTTCAAAATATTACTTTAATTTCTAGTCTACATTTTGGATAATTGTAATATACCTGCCTTAATGTATTGTAAGATGTTGTGCATATTGATTTATTTTGGACCAAAGTTACATGGCAGTCTTGACAATAGTTTACTGATCTGTCAGTTTCCTCAACAGTGGGGGCTTACCTTCACACTTTGCAGTCATTCATATCGTATTGCTGCATTGTCAaatgaacctgcaagtaagcatttcgttggacagtgtataccatgtgtatcctgtacatatgacTAACTTGTGCTGTAATATCCTCACTGAAATGCTGTCAATTAGTTCACCGTTAGTGTCTGTGCATACATTTGTACATTATACAGGTTTCACTATGCTGTACATGCTTAGTTATTAAAACTGGTGTTTTCAAAAGCTgtataaggtgtgtgtgttgcattATAATTCACATTTTGATGACTTGCCAAAAGACGCAGCTAAAGAATTTCAGGCTAAAATATATTACCAATGCAATTCCTCCCTGTTtacatttttatataaaaaaaactgatgGAGGGAAAGTTTCACAGAACAGGTTGCCGATATTAAGAGCACAGTCACAGGCAGAATAAAGACAATCATACAACAGCTAGGTTATCAGGAAATGTAATAAATTACCCTCACACACAGTTCACGAATAGCAGTATTTTGATGTTAGACAATTCTGTGGTCACAGGCCTGCTGAGAACATTCATCTGGCATGTCTCTGGTCTAAGTTAAACCAATAAACAGTAAGTGCTCCACACAGAAACATGTAGGCCAACCAGTTTGCAAGGGATCTGTAGTTTCTTCTGACTGAGCAGAGGTATATCCCCACCACCCTTGCTGACATGGACTCAAATCTCACCCTTGCAAGCTGTAAACCCCAAATGTCCCTTTCCCTCACTGAGGTATTGGATCTGCCATTTCAGTGTTACGCCTAGGATTTTTTCCAGCAGTTAGTGTGGAGAGGGGGGGTTATGGGGTCTTCCTTGGGCATACATCAATGCATCTATTATTCAAatgcatataggggaaacactgcattTCCAATTGTTTAGATATCCTTGCTGTTATTACAGTCCGAGAGTAAACTTTATGAACCCCTTTGTCACTGTAGCATGGAGTCCAAGATGTCTCGTGCATCTGCTGTACGCTCTCCCCTTCTCACTGTGGAATAGAGTTCAGGTTCTCTTTGAGTCTGTGTCATGCTGGGGATCAGGTTGACATGGTCATCTACACAGCTGCCCACACAGTTCTCCATCAGGGCCCGCACGGCTGGCTCCTTGGCCCCAGAGTCCAACAGGTCCCTGGCCTTGTCATTACAGTGCATGGTGCACCTGGTCAGCCGGTCCTGGGCATGGAGAGTCAGAAAAATAATCACAATCAAGCTACACATTCTCTGTATCGGCTGTCACAAGATATTCAAGTTGTTATCAACTAAAACAAAAAATACTCACCTGAAATTTCTCCAGTTCATTGGTCACTAGTCCTTGGGCCTGAGCCAGAGGGGTGTTGCAGTGTTCAATACAATTGTGTCTATGGAGCGCTCGCAGCACTCTGCACTGCACTTCAACATGAGACCCTGGCTACATTATGCACAAGAAAGATTTTCTTACATTTTTGAACTGGGCACCTGATAAGCCCAAGTGTTGACAATTACAGGTTGCAAATGATGTAcgcatggagaaagagagggtgattTGTTGATAAT of Salmo salar chromosome ssa01, Ssal_v3.1, whole genome shotgun sequence contains these proteins:
- the LOC106564906 gene encoding protein FAM136A isoform X1, whose translation is MRATFEMTEAHQARVLKTIEDMVQSLERNHIRKLQPGSHVEVQCRVLRALHRHNCIEHCNTPLAQAQGLVTNELEKFQDRLTRCTMHCNDKARDLLDSGAKEPAVRALMENCVGSCVDDHVNLIPSMTQTQREPELYSTVRRGERTADARDILDSMLQ
- the LOC106564898 gene encoding germ cell-less protein-like 1, whose product is MGTLGSRMQASSQDPEEAVETACASGKHGCECRKRKRTAHCDCDSEPDEEDALLDTPRRKKLKSTSKYIYQTLFLNGENSDIRICALGQEWNLHKVYLCQSGYFSSMFSGSWKESNMMVIPLEIPDQNIDTEALQVVFGSLYRDDVLIKPSRVVSILAAACMLQLDGLIQQCGETMKENVSVKTVCGYYSSASIYGLDSVMKKCQEWLLNNLMTHQNVDLMKELGADVMEPLIQSSDLFVMQVEMDVYTALKKWMFLQLNPSWDGPIKQLLADADTWLCKRRTELGEEEPFLKTEDGAPFTPVFSHVRLQYIINDLASARILERDNILPPDWLTSVYKSQWFAMLRTEHDNDNGPQDANKEEFESSSMRCGRKLTKDGDYCWRWTGFNFGFDLLVTYTNRFIVFKRNTLSQPCGGAVSLQPRRHLAYRLRLASFDNSGKLVCSRSTGYQLLTLEKDQEYVVMNLDSRLLSFPLYVCCNFQYTSPHMDRRPDAPEPESSARSVS
- the LOC106564906 gene encoding protein FAM136A isoform X2, yielding MRATFEMTEAHQARVLKTIEDMVQSLERNHIRKLQAQGLVTNELEKFQDRLTRCTMHCNDKARDLLDSGAKEPAVRALMENCVGSCVDDHVNLIPSMTQTQREPELYSTVRRGERTADARDILDSMLQ